In a genomic window of Cuculus canorus isolate bCucCan1 chromosome Z, bCucCan1.pri, whole genome shotgun sequence:
- the RNF20 gene encoding E3 ubiquitin-protein ligase BRE1A, producing the protein MSGIGNKRTAGDPGPSAPPEKKAGVEDSGTTVETIKLGGISSTEEMDIRTLQAKNRKLAEMLDQRQAIEDELREHIEKLERRQATDDASLLIINRYWNQFDENIRIILKRFDLDQGLGDLLSERKALVVPEPEPDSDSNQERKDERERGEGLEPAFSFLATLASSTSEEIESQLQERVESSRRAVAQIVTMYDKLQEKVDVLTHKLNSGDISLMEEAVVELNTYLSHENGRLQELADVLQEKHRIMSQEFSKLQERVDTAESRVSVLETMIDDLQWDIDKIRKREQRLNRHLADVLERVNSKGYKVYGAGSSLYGGTITINARKFEEMNAELEENKELAGNRLNELEELRQDLEEVTTQNEKLKVELRRAVEEAVKETPEYRCMQSQFSVLYNESLQLKAHLDEARTLLHGTRTTHQRQVELIERDEVSLHKKLRTEVIQLEDTLAQVRKEYEMLRIEFEQTLAANEQAGPINREMRHLISSLQNHNHQLKGEVLRYKRKLREAQSDLSKIRSRSGSALLQSQSSTEETKEEPAEIKQEPDDPSAQVSVPKAASEDVNEMKARRDEEERERERREREREREKEKEKEREREKEKEKEKEKEKEREREKQKQKESEKERESKEKEKGKHEDGRKKEAEAIKQLKAELKKAQESQKEMKLLLDMYRSAPKEQRDKVQLMAAEKKAKAELEELRQRVKELEDKEKKESKKMADEDALRKIRAVEEQIEYLQKKLAMAKQEEEALLSEMDVTGQAFEDMQEQNIRLMQQLREKDDANFKLMSERIKSNQIHKLLKEEKEELADQVLTLKTQVDAQLQVVRKLEEKEHLLQSSIGTGEKELGLRTQALEMNKRKAMDAAQLADDLKAQLELAQKKLHDFQDEIVENRVTREKEMFNFKRAEEDISRLRRKLETTKKPDMVPNCDEILMEEIKDYKARLTCPCCNMRKKDAVLTKCFHVFCFECVKTRYDTRQRKCPKCNAAFGANDFHRIYIG; encoded by the exons ATGTCTGGAATTGGCAATAAACGGACAGCTGGAGATCCTGGCCCTTCTGCACCTCCGGAGAAGAAGGCGGGGGTTGAAGACTCGGGGACCACAGTGGAGACCATTAAGCTTGGTGGCATTTCCTCAACG GAGGAGATGGACATCCGGACCCTGCAGGCCAAGAACCGGAAGCTAGCAGAGATGCTGGACCAGCGGCAAGCCATTGAAGATGAGCTGCGGGAGCACATTGAGAAGCTGGAGCGTCGGCAGGCCACTGATGATGCCTCTCTGCTGATTATCAATCGATACTGGAATCAG TTTGATGAAAATATACGCATCATCCTTAAACGCTTTGACCTGGATCAAGGTCTTGGAGACCttttgtctgaaagaaaagcactggTGGTACCAGAACCTGAACCAGACTCGGACAGTAATCAGGAACGCAAAGATGAGAGGGAACGAG GTGAAGGACTGGAGCCAGCATTCTCCTTCCTAGCCACTCTTGCCAGCAGCACTAGTGAGGAGATAGAATCTCAGCTGCAGGAGCGTGTAGAGTCCTCCCGCCGCGCTGTTGCCCAGATCGTGACGATGTATGACAAGCTGCAGGAGAAAGTGGATGTGCTGACGCACAAGCTGAATAGTGGAG ATATTTCATTGATGGAAGAAGCAGTTGTGGAGCTTAATACCTACCTCTCACATGAAAATGGACggctgcaggagctggctgATGTTCTTCAGGAGAAGCATCGAATCATGTCTCAGGAG TTCTCCAAGCTGCAAGAGCGAGTGGACACAGCAGAATCACGGGTATCTGTTCTGGAGACTATGATTGATGACCTTCAGTGGGATATTGACAAGATACGCAAGAGGGAGCAGAGGCTCAACCGGCACTTAGCAGATGTTCTGGAACGG GTAAATTCCAAAGGCTACAAGGTGTACGGAGCTGGGAGCAGCCTCTATGGGGGCACAATCACCATTAATGCCCGCAAG TTCGAGGAGATGAAtgcagagctggaagagaaTAAAGAGCTTGCTGGGAATCGCCTCAATGAGTTGGAGGAACTACGCCAGGATCTTGAGGAAGTAacaacacagaatgaaaaactCAAG GTTGAGCTGCGACGAGCAGTGGAAGAGGCTGTGAAGGAGACCCCAGAATATCGCTGCATGCAGTCACAGTTCTCTGTTTTGTATAATGAGAGTCTCCAGCTGAAGGCACATCTTGATGAGGCCCGCACTCTGCTTCATGGCACCCGCACTACCCACCAGCGACAGGTGGAACTAATCGAG AGGGATGAGGTCAGCCTTCACAAGAAGCTACGCACAGAGGTTATTCAGCTAGAGGACACCCTGGCACAGGTCCGCAAAGAATATGAGATGTTGAGGATAGAGTTTGAACAGACACTTGCTGCTAATGAACAAGCAG GCCCAATTAATCGGGAGATGCGTCATCTTATCAGCAGCCTCCAAAATCACAACCACCAACTGAAGGGAGAGGTGTTAAGATACAAGCGCAAACTGAGAGAAGCTCAGTCTGACTTGAGCAAG ATCCGCTCTCGCAGTGGTAGTGCTCTCTTACAGTCACAGTCAAGCACTGAAGAGACAAAGGAGGAACCTGCAGAGATCAAGCAGGAACCTGATGATCCTTCTGCACAAGTGTCTGTCCCCAAGGCTGCTTCTGAAGATGTTAATGAAATGAAGGCCAGGAGAGATGAAGAGGAACGGGAAAGAGAGAGacgggagagggagagagaacgagagaaggaaaaagagaaagagagagagcgagagaaagagaaggagaaagagaaagaaaaagaaaaggaacgAGAGCgggaaaagcagaagcagaaggaatctgagaaggagagagagtccaaagagaaggagaaagggaagcatgaagatggaagaaagaaggaggcTGAAGCAATCAAGCAGCTGAAGGCTGAGCTCAA GAAGGCCCAGGAGAGCcagaaggagatgaagctgttgcTAGATATGTACCGTTCTGCCCCTAAAGAGCAGAGAGACAAAGTGCAGCTGATGGCAGCTGAGAAGAAGGCAAAAGCTGAG CTGGAAGAACTGAGGCAGAGGGTGAAAGAATtggaagacaaagagaaaaaggagagtaAAAAGATGGCTGATGAAGATGCACTCCGCAAGATCCGAGCAGTGGAGGAACAGATTGAGTATTTACAGAAGAAACTAGCCATGGCTAAGCAG gaggaggaggcccTGCTGTCAGAAATGGATGTCACAGGCCAAGCCTTTGAAGATATGCAGGAGCAGAACATCCGCCTGATGCAGCAGCTGCGGGAGAAGGATGATGCCAACTTCAAGCTGATGTCAGAACGCATCAAGTCTAACCAGATCCACAAgctgctgaaagaggagaaggaggagctggcagACCAAGTTTTGACACTGAAGACACAG GTGGATGCCCAGCTGCAAGTTGTACGTaagctggaggaaaaggaacacTTACTGCAAAGCAGTATTGGAACAGGCGAGAAAGAATTAGGTCTCCGAACACAGGCCTTGGAAATGAACAAACGCAAA gcCATGGATGCAGCCCAGCTTGCAGATGATCTGAAAGCCCAGCTAGAGCTAGCTCAGAAGAAGTTACATGACTTCCAGGATGAGATTGTGGAAAACAGAGTAACTAGAGAGAAAGAGATGTTCAACTTCAAAAGGGCTGAG GAAGATATTTCTAGATTACGCAGGAAGCTGGAGACAACTAAAAAGCCTGACATGGTTCCCAACTGTGATGAGATATTGATGGAAGAAATCAAGGATTACAAA gCTCGCCTGACTTGCCCCTGCTGTAACATGCGCAAAAAGGATGCTGTACTCACGAAGTGCTTTCATGTCTTCTGTTTTGAGTGTGTGAAAACACGCTATGACACCCGGCAGCGCAAGTGTCCCAAGTGCAATGCTGCCTTTGGTGCCAATGACTTCCATAGGATTTACATCGGTTAA